One segment of Acidimicrobiales bacterium DNA contains the following:
- a CDS encoding flagellar hook-length control protein FliK, with translation MQIMSLVAPTPPSDDAQPRSETDVDPETGESDFMAILAGALAALGRRDAAGTEEGSQQTEDGEVAAALVEVEVESGADDTAEVLVTEVPAELAADAGAANAEAVEGEPAAADAEAAEGEAVEGEPAAADVEAAEGEVVEREFAAAGAQLEDGASDGEASVVDGADTVTTPDAEGATTETAPELDAEVAGTGAAAPDAAGGPLGEEAGAAGSAELDGVSALQTPAPAQVAGAEAEANSEGSSRSATRAVLDTTTAPSASAPAPDAAASAKAPTTVAEAMFDAELDSLEGDDPWQQVARVVRPLRQLADGSHRIALALRPAELGSVHLEVALEDGRLTMRAVTETVAAREALVGALPELRAELTRSGVGIGSLDVGEDTMAGDGADDGSGGDETTGRASRGRADTDGALGAPPTIASGPQPTPIVAAGRLDLTL, from the coding sequence ATGCAGATCATGTCGCTCGTCGCGCCCACCCCACCCTCCGACGACGCTCAGCCCCGGTCCGAGACCGACGTCGATCCCGAGACCGGAGAATCGGACTTCATGGCCATCCTGGCCGGCGCGCTCGCCGCCCTGGGTCGCCGCGACGCGGCCGGGACCGAGGAGGGATCGCAGCAGACCGAAGACGGTGAGGTGGCCGCGGCGCTCGTCGAGGTCGAGGTCGAGAGCGGTGCGGATGACACCGCAGAGGTGTTGGTCACCGAGGTCCCGGCCGAGCTCGCTGCCGATGCCGGGGCCGCGAACGCCGAGGCGGTCGAGGGTGAGCCTGCGGCCGCCGATGCTGAAGCTGCCGAGGGCGAGGCGGTCGAGGGTGAGCCTGCGGCCGCCGATGTCGAAGCTGCCGAGGGCGAGGTGGTCGAGAGAGAGTTCGCTGCTGCTGGGGCCCAACTCGAGGATGGCGCATCCGATGGCGAGGCATCGGTGGTTGACGGCGCCGACACGGTCACGACCCCCGACGCCGAGGGCGCGACGACCGAGACGGCCCCCGAGCTCGACGCCGAGGTGGCCGGGACCGGGGCCGCGGCGCCGGATGCGGCTGGCGGACCCCTGGGTGAAGAGGCCGGGGCTGCCGGCTCCGCCGAACTGGATGGCGTATCCGCGCTCCAGACCCCGGCGCCGGCCCAGGTTGCAGGCGCTGAGGCCGAGGCGAACTCGGAGGGGTCGAGCCGCTCCGCAACGCGGGCGGTGCTCGACACCACCACCGCTCCCAGCGCGTCCGCCCCCGCGCCGGATGCAGCGGCGTCGGCCAAGGCTCCGACCACGGTGGCCGAGGCCATGTTCGACGCCGAACTCGATTCGCTCGAAGGCGACGACCCGTGGCAACAGGTTGCCCGGGTGGTTCGGCCGCTCCGCCAGCTCGCCGACGGATCCCACCGGATCGCGCTGGCGCTACGGCCCGCCGAGCTCGGCAGTGTGCACCTGGAGGTGGCGTTGGAGGACGGCCGGCTCACCATGCGAGCGGTGACCGAGACCGTCGCCGCCCGCGAAGCACTCGTCGGAGCGCTCCCCGAGCTGCGAGCCGAGCTCACCCGGTCCGGTGTCGGGATCGGTTCGCTCGACGTCGGCGAGGACACCATGGCCGGCGACGGTGCCGACGACGGGTCCGGTGGCGACGAGACCACCGGTCGTGCCAGCCGTGGCCGGGCGGACACCGACGGCGCCCTCGGCGCTCCTCCCACCATCGCCAGCGGTCCCCAACCGACACCCATCGTGGCCGCGGGCCGGCTCGATCTCACCCTCTGA
- a CDS encoding transglycosylase SLT domain-containing protein, translated as MTTPTGGLAAIEARMNDIRARFDPQPQRRPGGAGETGSVGGTGFAQVLGQLESRGAGPLARAGGLSGSFAARGLAAPLGRGSEVVQRSMEYLGVPYLWGGTNPDQGLDCSGFVQRVHRDLGMELPRVSRDQARGGQPVASLADARPGDVLAFGQPVNHVAIYLGDGQMVHAPRRGDVVKVEPIDRPITAIRRYSAAAPGAPTGGVQAFGGGFDVASAGARPVSSVPYSQLFNAAAVRHGLDARLLAAVAQVESGFDPNAVSSAGAQGLMQFMPGTAAGLGIDPRDPAQAIDGAARYLRTQLDAFGSPELALAAYNAGPGAVQRHGGVPPFAETQAYVPKVLAAMNGVR; from the coding sequence ATGACCACACCCACCGGCGGCCTCGCCGCCATCGAAGCCCGCATGAACGACATCCGGGCCCGGTTCGACCCGCAGCCTCAGCGGCGGCCCGGCGGCGCGGGTGAGACGGGATCGGTCGGCGGGACCGGCTTCGCGCAGGTTCTCGGACAGCTGGAGTCGCGCGGGGCCGGTCCTCTCGCAAGGGCCGGCGGCCTGTCGGGATCGTTCGCGGCGCGCGGCTTGGCCGCTCCGCTCGGCCGCGGCAGCGAGGTGGTCCAGCGTTCGATGGAGTACCTGGGTGTTCCCTACTTGTGGGGTGGCACCAACCCCGACCAGGGACTCGACTGCTCCGGGTTCGTCCAGCGGGTTCACCGCGACCTCGGCATGGAGCTGCCCCGCGTCAGCCGGGACCAGGCCCGCGGTGGCCAGCCGGTGGCCTCCCTCGCCGATGCCCGACCGGGTGACGTGCTGGCGTTCGGACAACCGGTCAACCACGTGGCCATCTACCTGGGCGACGGTCAGATGGTCCACGCGCCCCGTCGTGGTGACGTGGTCAAGGTCGAACCGATCGATCGTCCCATCACCGCCATCCGCCGCTACAGCGCGGCGGCGCCGGGCGCACCCACGGGGGGCGTGCAAGCCTTCGGTGGGGGATTCGACGTGGCCTCCGCCGGAGCACGGCCCGTCTCCTCGGTCCCGTACTCGCAGCTGTTCAACGCCGCTGCGGTTCGCCACGGTCTCGACGCTCGGTTGCTGGCCGCGGTCGCCCAGGTCGAGTCCGGCTTCGATCCCAACGCCGTCAGCTCTGCCGGTGCCCAGGGCTTGATGCAGTTCATGCCCGGGACTGCCGCCGGGCTGGGGATCGATCCCCGTGACCCTGCCCAGGCCATCGACGGCGCGGCCCGGTACCTGCGGACCCAGCTCGACGCCTTCGGATCCCCGGAGCTGGCGCTCGCCGCCTACAACGCGGGGCCCGGTGCCGTGCAACGACACGGTGGAGTTCCACCCTTCGCTGAGACCCAGGCCTATGTGCCCAAGGTGCTCGCCGCCATGAACGGAGTTCGTTGA
- a CDS encoding FliI/YscN family ATPase has protein sequence MTASTLSTRTHTALCAARPVRVGQVRRVVGLTFEVDGVDVAIGDAVKVGPPDRSMLGEVVAIGPDGVVAMPLGHLHGLRAGDPVEATGGSLTVPVGRQLLGRVLDGLGSPIDEGPSLADAQRVELAGAPPHPLRRPTVDTPLHLGVRVLDTLVPVGRGQRIGIMAGSGVGKSSLLSMIMRGTDADVSVLALIGERGREVREFIERDLGPEGLARSVVVVATSEAPALVRLRAAFAATRIAEWFRDQGAHVNLLMDSLTRFSMAQREIGLSAGEVPATRGYPPSVFALMPRLLERAGASEHGSITGIYTVLVEGDDLNDPIGDTARSLLDGHIALSRRLASAGHFPTVDVLESVSRVAPAVTTAEQQALVVRLRQLLAAHREAKDLIEIGAYQPGSNALVDEAVARHDAIEAFLRQDLNEVSGPGQAWQGLAGALGLDPATVAS, from the coding sequence ATGACCGCTTCCACCCTGTCCACGCGCACCCACACCGCGCTCTGCGCTGCTCGGCCCGTCCGGGTGGGCCAGGTGCGGCGTGTCGTCGGCCTCACCTTCGAGGTCGATGGTGTCGATGTGGCCATCGGCGACGCCGTCAAGGTCGGTCCTCCCGACCGGTCGATGCTCGGCGAGGTCGTCGCCATCGGACCTGACGGGGTCGTGGCCATGCCCCTCGGGCACCTGCACGGACTCCGTGCCGGCGATCCGGTGGAGGCGACCGGAGGCTCGTTGACGGTGCCGGTGGGCCGGCAGCTGCTCGGACGGGTGCTCGACGGTCTCGGTTCGCCGATCGACGAGGGCCCCAGTCTGGCCGACGCCCAACGGGTCGAGCTGGCCGGCGCGCCACCGCATCCTCTTCGCCGCCCGACCGTCGACACCCCGTTGCACCTCGGTGTGCGGGTGCTGGACACCCTCGTGCCGGTGGGCCGTGGACAGCGGATCGGGATCATGGCCGGGTCGGGGGTCGGCAAGTCGAGCCTGCTGTCGATGATCATGCGCGGCACCGATGCCGACGTCTCGGTCCTGGCCCTCATCGGAGAACGTGGCCGGGAGGTCCGCGAGTTCATCGAGCGCGACCTGGGCCCCGAGGGCCTGGCCCGATCGGTGGTGGTGGTGGCGACCTCTGAAGCCCCGGCGCTGGTGCGCCTGCGGGCCGCCTTCGCTGCCACCCGGATCGCCGAGTGGTTCCGGGACCAGGGCGCTCACGTGAACCTGTTGATGGACAGCCTCACCCGCTTCTCGATGGCCCAGCGCGAGATCGGGTTGTCGGCCGGCGAGGTGCCTGCCACACGGGGATATCCCCCGTCGGTGTTCGCGCTGATGCCCCGGTTGCTGGAGCGGGCGGGCGCCTCCGAGCACGGCAGCATCACCGGCATCTACACGGTGCTGGTCGAGGGAGACGACCTCAACGACCCGATCGGCGACACGGCCCGATCGCTCCTCGACGGTCACATCGCGCTCTCGCGACGGCTGGCTTCGGCGGGACACTTCCCGACCGTCGACGTGTTGGAGTCGGTGTCCCGGGTGGCGCCCGCGGTGACCACTGCCGAACAGCAGGCGCTGGTCGTGAGGCTCCGGCAGCTGCTCGCCGCTCATCGCGAGGCCAAGGACCTGATCGAGATCGGCGCCTATCAGCCCGGGAGCAACGCTCTGGTCGACGAGGCTGTGGCTCGCCACGACGCCATCGAGGCGTTCCTCCGCCAGGACCTGAACGAGGTCTCGGGCCCGGGCCAGGCCTGGCAGGGGCTCGCCGGTGCCCTTGGGCTCGACCCGGCGACGGTGGCGTCATGA
- a CDS encoding FliH/SctL family protein, which translates to MAITEPASARVIRGIEDDHVGDHPFAAVSDLPRLVAGRPRQTGNHALDAIRTAGWDEGFDSGRAQGAEDGYAAGFEQGLAEGRAAGHREGLETAQAEARRQIEARVADALDALEASATDLADRDAATFAEVEATAVDLAVALAESILDREVVTATDPGRDALRRALALAPDHDELVAHLHPDDLAALGEVSDLAPGRALTLVSDPSIRRGGCLVAAGAARLDARIDTALERAREALAP; encoded by the coding sequence ATGGCCATCACCGAACCTGCCAGCGCCCGAGTCATCCGAGGGATCGAGGACGATCACGTCGGCGACCATCCCTTCGCCGCGGTGTCCGACCTGCCACGCCTGGTCGCCGGCCGTCCCCGCCAGACCGGCAACCACGCCCTCGATGCGATCCGTACCGCCGGGTGGGACGAGGGCTTCGACTCCGGTCGCGCGCAAGGAGCCGAGGACGGCTATGCGGCCGGCTTCGAGCAGGGCCTGGCCGAGGGCCGCGCCGCCGGCCACCGCGAGGGTCTCGAGACCGCACAGGCCGAGGCGCGGCGCCAGATCGAAGCCAGGGTCGCGGACGCACTCGACGCGCTCGAGGCCAGCGCCACCGACCTCGCCGACCGCGACGCGGCCACCTTCGCGGAGGTGGAAGCCACCGCAGTCGACCTGGCGGTCGCCCTGGCCGAATCGATCCTCGACCGCGAGGTGGTCACCGCCACCGATCCCGGTCGCGACGCCCTCCGGCGGGCCCTGGCGCTGGCTCCCGACCACGACGAGCTGGTGGCCCACCTGCATCCCGACGACCTGGCGGCGCTGGGCGAGGTCAGTGATCTCGCACCTGGCCGGGCCCTCACCCTCGTCTCCGATCCGTCGATCCGCCGGGGCGGTTGCCTCGTCGCGGCCGGTGCCGCCCGGCTGGACGCCCGCATCGACACCGCCCTCGAGCGGGCGCGGGAGGCCCTCGCGCCATGA
- the fliG gene encoding flagellar motor switch protein FliG, producing MSLVESRSAERMTGAQKAAVVLMSMGTERAAKVLRTLRETEVTEIMSEVARMNDVSEDVVEAVLNEFAVTASARHHFAVGGVDYAKELLEASVGKGKAEEIFSRLSMSLVSAPFEFLRKADPRLVLGFIRDEHPQTIALVLAYMPPDSAAMVLGGLPEELQRDVSVRVATMDRTSPDIVAAVEGSLERRLSSVLQQGDLSSVGGVQTLVDLLNRSDRATERLIFEGLENFDEVLADEVRSRMFVFEDILTLDDKAVQQVLRQVDSKDLALALKGVREEVRRKILDNISSRAAENLLEEIEMLGAVRLKAVEDAQGAVVRIIRALEEAGQIVLTRSGEEFID from the coding sequence ATGAGCCTGGTCGAATCGAGATCGGCAGAGCGCATGACCGGGGCTCAGAAGGCGGCGGTCGTGCTCATGTCGATGGGCACCGAGCGCGCAGCGAAGGTGCTGAGGACCCTTCGGGAGACCGAGGTCACCGAGATCATGTCCGAGGTCGCCCGGATGAACGACGTGAGCGAGGACGTCGTGGAGGCCGTGCTCAACGAGTTCGCGGTGACCGCGTCGGCTCGTCACCACTTCGCCGTCGGTGGGGTCGACTACGCCAAGGAGCTGCTCGAGGCCAGCGTCGGCAAGGGCAAGGCCGAGGAGATCTTCTCTCGCCTGTCGATGAGCCTGGTGAGCGCACCGTTCGAGTTCCTCCGCAAGGCCGACCCGCGGCTGGTGCTGGGGTTCATCCGGGACGAGCACCCTCAGACCATCGCCCTGGTTCTGGCCTACATGCCGCCGGATTCGGCAGCGATGGTGCTCGGTGGGTTGCCGGAGGAGCTCCAGCGCGACGTGTCGGTCCGGGTCGCGACCATGGACCGCACCTCGCCCGACATCGTGGCCGCGGTCGAGGGTTCGCTCGAGCGCCGCCTGTCGTCGGTGCTCCAGCAAGGTGACCTCTCCTCGGTGGGCGGTGTCCAAACGCTGGTCGACCTGCTCAACCGCTCGGACCGGGCCACCGAACGGCTGATCTTCGAGGGGCTCGAGAACTTCGACGAGGTGCTCGCCGACGAGGTGCGCAGCCGCATGTTCGTCTTCGAGGACATCCTCACCCTCGACGACAAGGCGGTCCAGCAGGTGCTCCGCCAGGTCGACTCCAAGGACCTGGCGCTGGCGCTCAAGGGTGTTCGCGAGGAGGTGCGGCGAAAGATCCTCGACAACATCTCGTCGCGCGCGGCCGAGAACCTGCTCGAGGAGATCGAGATGCTCGGCGCGGTCCGGCTCAAGGCCGTGGAGGACGCCCAGGGTGCCGTCGTGCGGATCATCCGGGCTCTCGAGGAGGCCGGTCAGATCGTGCTCACCCGATCCGGCGAGGAGTTCATCGACTGA
- the fliF gene encoding flagellar basal-body MS-ring/collar protein FliF, with the protein MAGFDLVSLKERASSLNATYTKGQKALMAGAVVAVFAGVFLFTRLAGEGEYAALYTNLEPADAAAVTEQLSAEGIPYRLENGGTTVQVPRGELYETRIRLSADGLPAGGSAGWSILDDQGITASEFSQRVGYQRALEGELARTIRSIDAIEGATVHLALPRDTAFALNDREASASVLVSTRAGTTLDGGQVQGIVNLVASSVDRLGPGQITVADSTGMVLAAPGQRSVDYAGNDMNMRQVNAFEESVASELQAMLTSVVGPGKAVVNVTAELDFDEQTVTRELYEDVADEDGGRVALEEQVRNEEYTGPGQAATGVLGPDGEAVDAEGPPTEYTLDESNVVFGVNRIVEATNRAPGKVTRMSVAVLVDEETVTPEMVDQIEQVVTAGADIRPDRGDLLAVSAMPFDTSVADQMAADLAEADDTAASEAQMQLYQTIALVVVVLIVLALGYRTMRKAAKRRAALADSIEMRAIERAAPDSLTPAQMARVNEAADAHTAAGNSLDLVSLNNLIGGVGTPTVESEATVANEVAEMIDNQPDEVAQLLRGWLGDRRGAGR; encoded by the coding sequence ATGGCAGGGTTCGACCTCGTCAGCCTCAAGGAGCGGGCCAGCTCGCTCAACGCCACCTACACCAAGGGCCAGAAGGCCCTGATGGCCGGCGCGGTGGTCGCGGTGTTCGCCGGGGTGTTCCTGTTCACCCGCCTGGCCGGCGAGGGGGAGTACGCGGCGCTGTACACCAACCTCGAACCAGCGGACGCGGCCGCGGTGACCGAGCAGCTGTCGGCCGAGGGGATCCCCTACCGCCTCGAGAACGGTGGGACCACGGTGCAGGTTCCCCGAGGTGAGCTCTATGAGACCCGCATACGTCTCTCGGCCGACGGATTGCCGGCGGGCGGTTCCGCTGGCTGGTCGATCCTGGACGACCAGGGCATCACCGCTTCCGAGTTCAGTCAGCGGGTCGGCTATCAGCGGGCGCTCGAGGGTGAGTTGGCCCGCACCATCCGCTCGATCGACGCCATCGAGGGGGCCACGGTGCACCTGGCGTTGCCCCGCGACACGGCGTTCGCGCTCAACGACCGTGAGGCCAGCGCTTCGGTGCTGGTGAGCACTCGAGCGGGTACCACCCTCGATGGTGGACAGGTGCAGGGGATCGTCAACCTGGTGGCCTCCAGCGTCGATCGCCTGGGACCCGGCCAGATCACCGTGGCCGACTCGACCGGGATGGTGCTGGCGGCCCCCGGCCAGCGCTCGGTCGACTACGCCGGCAACGACATGAACATGCGCCAGGTCAACGCCTTCGAGGAGTCGGTCGCCAGCGAGCTCCAGGCGATGCTCACCTCGGTCGTTGGACCGGGCAAGGCCGTGGTCAACGTCACCGCCGAGCTGGACTTCGACGAGCAGACGGTGACCCGAGAGCTCTACGAGGACGTCGCCGACGAGGACGGCGGTCGGGTGGCGCTCGAGGAGCAGGTTCGAAACGAGGAGTACACCGGGCCGGGCCAGGCGGCAACGGGTGTGTTGGGACCCGACGGCGAGGCCGTCGATGCCGAGGGTCCGCCGACCGAGTACACCCTCGACGAGTCGAACGTGGTGTTCGGGGTGAACCGCATCGTCGAAGCCACCAACCGGGCACCGGGCAAGGTGACCCGCATGTCGGTCGCGGTGCTGGTGGACGAGGAGACCGTCACCCCCGAGATGGTTGACCAGATCGAGCAGGTGGTGACCGCCGGCGCCGACATCCGCCCCGACCGGGGCGACCTGCTGGCGGTGAGCGCCATGCCCTTCGACACCAGCGTTGCCGACCAGATGGCTGCCGATCTGGCCGAAGCCGACGACACCGCGGCGTCGGAGGCCCAGATGCAGCTCTACCAGACGATCGCCCTGGTGGTCGTGGTGCTGATCGTCCTGGCGCTCGGCTACCGGACCATGCGCAAGGCCGCCAAGCGGCGTGCGGCGCTGGCCGACTCGATCGAGATGCGAGCCATCGAGCGTGCCGCGCCCGACTCGCTCACCCCGGCACAGATGGCCAGGGTCAACGAGGCGGCCGACGCCCACACCGCTGCGGGCAACTCGCTCGACCTCGTGTCGCTCAACAACCTCATCGGTGGTGTCGGCACCCCGACCGTCGAGAGCGAGGCGACCGTGGCGAACGAGGTGGCCGAGATGATCGACAACCAGCCCGACGAGGTGGCCCAGCTGTTGCGGGGCTGGCTCGGTGACCGACGGGGGGCCGGCCGATGA